The following proteins come from a genomic window of Rhodospirillaceae bacterium:
- a CDS encoding tetratricopeptide repeat protein: protein MTSGPIEHLIVQLRHRLKANPNDGAALQDLSVLLGQSGKLHDALELAETAVSLLHDSVEAWLNKGNLEARLGKSEDAIGSYLSATKVAPSDARAWYNLGNILALERRGTDSISTLEIAHKLAPTSAPVLASLALAYRKQNRLSDAIHTYELAIDFEPENPHLRSNLAVAHQYQPDVSDELLYEKHKKCFFNQSQVAVGRPEIPTDIQRPLRIGYVSGDFRQHPIGFFLSGVLECHNRDLVDAFCFSDTRTQDDITSALKENADHWIESGRLSDDELCRVIRQNEIDILVDLSGHFARNRLTVFAQKAAPVQVTWAGYVGTTGLATMDWLIADKIHAPKGYENYTTERIIRLSDDYICYTPPSVTPDVAPLPFDKNGYITFGCFNNLVKLNAGVLQAWTHVLRALPKSQLILKTADLDQPELCAQINASFESANIDLSRISLRPASDHIGLLRTYGEIDIALDPFPYSGGLTTLEALWMGVPVVTKTGRSFSGRHSTTHLTATGLADWVANDDSSYIATAIAKASDSESLRELRSTLRQRLSVSALCQHIAFTQKLERAFKHMWDDACASPSHDRPRVVDIS, encoded by the coding sequence ATGACAAGCGGCCCGATAGAACACCTTATTGTTCAGTTAAGGCACCGCCTCAAGGCGAACCCAAACGATGGCGCCGCCCTGCAAGATTTATCTGTCTTGCTCGGCCAAAGCGGTAAGCTTCACGATGCCCTTGAGCTTGCTGAAACGGCTGTTTCACTTTTACACGACTCAGTTGAAGCGTGGCTGAATAAAGGAAATCTAGAAGCCAGACTTGGAAAATCGGAAGATGCCATTGGGTCTTATTTAAGCGCCACCAAAGTCGCGCCGTCTGACGCACGCGCGTGGTATAACTTAGGGAACATTCTCGCCCTAGAACGACGCGGCACAGATAGCATTTCTACACTAGAAATTGCCCATAAATTAGCCCCCACGAGCGCACCCGTTTTAGCGAGCCTCGCCCTTGCCTATCGAAAACAAAACAGACTGTCAGATGCAATACACACTTATGAACTTGCGATAGATTTTGAACCAGAGAATCCGCATCTACGCTCTAATCTTGCGGTGGCACACCAATATCAACCTGATGTCTCTGATGAACTGCTCTATGAGAAGCACAAGAAATGCTTTTTCAATCAATCTCAAGTGGCGGTCGGGCGGCCTGAAATACCCACAGACATTCAGCGTCCCTTGCGCATTGGCTATGTATCAGGGGATTTTCGTCAGCACCCAATAGGCTTTTTTTTAAGCGGTGTTCTCGAATGTCACAATCGCGACCTCGTCGATGCGTTTTGCTTTTCAGACACACGTACGCAGGATGACATAACTTCAGCTCTGAAAGAAAATGCTGATCACTGGATCGAAAGCGGAAGGCTCTCCGATGATGAGCTTTGTCGTGTCATCAGGCAAAATGAAATCGACATATTGGTTGATCTGTCGGGCCACTTTGCACGCAACAGATTGACCGTATTTGCTCAAAAGGCGGCCCCTGTTCAAGTCACCTGGGCCGGCTATGTCGGCACAACGGGTTTGGCAACGATGGACTGGCTCATTGCAGATAAAATCCACGCACCAAAGGGATACGAAAACTACACCACTGAACGGATTATCCGGCTTTCAGATGACTACATTTGTTATACGCCGCCCAGCGTAACACCCGATGTTGCCCCTCTGCCCTTTGACAAGAATGGATACATTACATTTGGGTGTTTTAATAATCTTGTAAAACTGAATGCGGGTGTGCTGCAGGCTTGGACTCACGTGCTGCGAGCCCTTCCAAAGAGCCAGCTTATTCTGAAAACGGCTGATCTGGACCAACCCGAACTCTGCGCGCAAATCAACGCCAGCTTTGAAAGCGCTAATATTGATCTCAGCCGAATAAGCCTGAGACCGGCATCAGACCATATAGGGCTGCTCCGAACCTATGGTGAGATTGATATCGCCCTAGACCCTTTTCCCTACTCAGGGGGGCTAACCACTCTCGAAGCCTTGTGGATGGGTGTGCCTGTGGTCACGAAAACAGGACGATCTTTCTCCGGAAGACACAGCACCACTCACCTGACCGCAACCGGGCTCGCGGACTGGGTTGCGAACGATGACAGCAGTTACATTGCAACTGCGATTGCTAAAGCCTCAGACTCAGAGTCGTTACGAGAACTGCGCAGCACCTTAAGGCAGCGTTTATCTGTGTCCGCCCTTTGCCAACACATCGCCTTTACCCAAAAGCTAGAACGCGCTTTCAAGCACATGTGGGACGATGCCTGTGCCTCGCCTTCGCATGATCGACCGCGTGTCGTAGATATCAGTTAG
- a CDS encoding sulfotransferase, whose product MTIASPYNIFITGCGRSGTSMVAGLFRNSGRYFGDSFHEVRDNNPLGIFETEEVNGLNERILSRYTPTPQNIRGVPFACDSPGPWQRWLARIPPDIPIEADAAEQQQIRALVDKQPICFKDPRFCYTLHEWLRYCPEAKVICVFRNPSVVVSSILKECRQAEYLHDFAISVNQAFELWCLLYLRVLDEQRHSGDWLFIEYEQVFDELIQNKIGAFTGDTVDREFPTRRLTRSVQEHSIPKLAQEIYDELMALA is encoded by the coding sequence ATGACAATCGCCTCTCCTTACAATATCTTTATTACAGGTTGCGGTCGCAGTGGCACTAGCATGGTCGCGGGACTGTTCAGAAACAGCGGAAGGTATTTTGGTGATAGCTTTCATGAAGTGAGAGACAATAATCCACTCGGGATCTTCGAAACTGAAGAAGTAAACGGGTTAAATGAGCGCATATTGTCTCGATATACACCGACACCACAGAATATTCGCGGTGTACCCTTTGCTTGTGATTCTCCTGGCCCCTGGCAACGCTGGCTAGCCCGGATACCACCAGATATTCCAATTGAAGCAGATGCTGCGGAACAACAACAGATTAGAGCTTTAGTCGATAAGCAGCCCATTTGTTTTAAAGACCCTAGATTTTGCTACACCCTTCACGAATGGCTAAGGTATTGCCCAGAAGCAAAAGTCATTTGCGTTTTTAGGAACCCTTCAGTCGTTGTATCCAGCATTTTAAAGGAGTGTAGACAAGCCGAGTATTTGCATGACTTTGCAATTAGTGTGAATCAAGCATTTGAGTTGTGGTGTTTGTTATATTTAAGAGTATTAGATGAGCAGCGTCACAGTGGGGATTGGCTTTTCATAGAATATGAGCAAGTCTTTGATGAATTAATCCAAAATAAAATTGGAGCGTTTACTGGCGACACGGTTGACCGTGAGTTTCCGACACGTCGACTAACACGATCTGTACAAGAGCACTCCATCCCAAAATTAGCCCAAGAAATCTATGATGAGCTAATGGCCTTAGCTTAA
- a CDS encoding glycosyltransferase family 2 protein, producing MNPRITVIICTRNRLNHLSLTLATLAKQKSSADWDLLIVDNGSTDGTASFVSQVSRSFNVPVKLIREEKPGLSFARNTGVKFARGDVIVFSDDDVNFAEYWMEAINDAFSDASVSGMAGRIIPLLPPSTPDWLEKYLCYEIGGPTARYDFGELGGNIKVVAENVPPFGANCAVRKDLIIEYGMFRTDLGWGPSMVPSEETNLFGRMMADHLFVYQPSATVFHRIDESRTSWKYYVWWQRAYGRGLCITNRPKNVLYRIRDLSALTFSWIQGKVRGLFFNRDVDDINRINEKRRLARIEGVISELIKFWK from the coding sequence ATGAATCCCAGAATTACTGTCATAATATGCACAAGGAACAGGCTAAATCATCTCTCTCTGACGTTAGCAACGTTAGCAAAACAGAAATCCAGCGCTGATTGGGACCTACTAATTGTAGATAACGGCAGCACTGATGGTACAGCTAGTTTCGTTTCACAAGTGTCCAGATCATTTAATGTGCCAGTCAAGCTCATTAGAGAAGAAAAGCCAGGACTTTCATTTGCGCGCAACACAGGTGTAAAATTTGCAAGGGGAGACGTAATTGTCTTTAGCGATGATGACGTTAATTTTGCCGAATATTGGATGGAGGCAATAAATGACGCTTTTTCTGATGCTTCCGTGTCCGGTATGGCAGGTCGTATCATCCCGTTGTTGCCACCTAGCACTCCAGATTGGCTTGAAAAATATCTTTGCTACGAGATAGGCGGGCCCACTGCTCGTTACGACTTCGGCGAACTTGGCGGAAATATAAAAGTCGTAGCCGAGAACGTACCGCCATTTGGCGCTAATTGTGCAGTTCGCAAAGATCTAATCATTGAGTATGGAATGTTTAGAACAGACCTTGGGTGGGGTCCAAGCATGGTACCGAGTGAAGAAACCAATTTATTCGGTCGCATGATGGCGGATCATTTGTTTGTGTACCAACCCAGTGCAACAGTTTTTCATCGCATTGATGAGAGTAGGACAAGCTGGAAATATTATGTTTGGTGGCAAAGAGCATACGGCAGAGGTCTATGCATCACGAACAGGCCCAAGAATGTCCTATACAGAATTCGCGATTTAAGTGCCCTTACATTTTCATGGATACAAGGCAAGGTTAGAGGACTCTTCTTCAATCGAGATGTGGACGATATAAATCGGATAAACGAGAAAAGACGATTAGCAAGGATCGAGGGAGTTATTTCAGAACTGATTAAATTTTGGAAATGA
- a CDS encoding STELLO glycosyltransferase family protein has translation MSQVFLVVTSINKPSLSMKSLAAGARKNKWNFIVVGDRKTPDDYNLPGVSFYSFVDQLDELGIAKEIPPDSYARKNLGYLKAIESGANVIVETDDDNAPIGHFFENRAVNTVSQTINNNEWTNIYRFFGVENVWPRGFPLELLQTHETFALENNDSCSPIRQNLINGDTDVDAIYRLIINKNVTFDYKDNIALSPKSWCPFNSQNTTWWKVAFPLMYLPSNCSTRMTDIWRGFIAQKICWAKGWSISFGHPTMFQDRNAHNLISDFEMEIDGYLGNAKFISVLDSLQIDKHQELIDSIRLCYRALVNEGFFPTNELKILDFWLAYF, from the coding sequence TTGAGCCAAGTTTTTTTAGTTGTCACCTCGATTAACAAACCGTCGCTGTCAATGAAATCTCTTGCAGCTGGCGCCAGAAAAAACAAATGGAACTTTATAGTTGTGGGGGATCGAAAGACCCCAGATGATTACAACCTTCCAGGAGTATCTTTTTATTCTTTCGTGGACCAGTTAGACGAGCTAGGTATTGCGAAAGAGATACCACCTGACTCATACGCCCGAAAAAATCTTGGCTATCTAAAGGCAATCGAAAGTGGTGCAAATGTTATAGTGGAAACTGATGATGACAATGCTCCTATAGGTCACTTTTTTGAAAACAGAGCTGTCAATACAGTCTCGCAGACCATTAATAACAATGAATGGACCAACATCTATCGATTTTTCGGTGTGGAGAATGTCTGGCCAAGAGGTTTCCCTCTTGAACTACTCCAAACGCATGAAACATTTGCCCTAGAAAACAACGATAGCTGCTCCCCAATTCGACAAAATTTGATCAATGGAGACACAGATGTCGATGCAATATATCGCCTGATCATAAACAAAAACGTTACTTTTGATTATAAGGATAATATAGCTCTTTCGCCTAAGTCCTGGTGTCCGTTCAATAGTCAAAACACGACTTGGTGGAAAGTCGCATTTCCGCTTATGTATTTACCGAGTAACTGCTCAACACGAATGACAGATATTTGGCGGGGTTTCATCGCCCAAAAAATTTGCTGGGCGAAAGGTTGGTCAATATCTTTTGGTCATCCGACAATGTTTCAAGATAGGAATGCTCATAATTTAATTTCTGATTTTGAAATGGAAATCGATGGATATTTAGGAAATGCGAAATTTATAAGTGTGCTTGATTCTTTGCAAATTGACAAACATCAGGAACTTATCGATAGCATTCGATTATGCTATCGAGCTCTAGTAAATGAGGGGTTTTTTCCAACCAATGAGCTAAAAATTTTGGACTTTTGGTTGGCGTATTTTTAG
- a CDS encoding glycosyltransferase family A protein, producing MRVAVITPYHTEPLEMLKRAHDSVAKQTYICTHYMVADGHARSEIDSWDVRHIPLPIEHNNNGNTPRAIGSMDAIGDNFEAIAYLDADNWFDPDHIENLMALHEESGADVVSSGRVIHAIDGTVLLPNGESGDGERHADTSAFIVFQSGFPVLPIWALMPDELGPNCDRVFYQAALRIGLKHAHSPKPTMHFTSRYGVHYRAAGLEVPEDANAMAGMKVSEDFMRRMTALGCKDIMSRHHVAETLNQLQASPITIIILGDEAEMDDDDKRVVDELEQELGSDAEFYFSSAEELIDEAEITKTRRNVFVLVFELMISNWARLDDIMEKRTELFFYYIRRPNSLASLEVTRPIDSRASLILVENKTLFKKYHWGNRYGAGHVMIVNTITDTSDTLSSAVIRAIRTSAKS from the coding sequence ATGAGAGTTGCCGTTATTACCCCCTACCACACTGAACCGCTGGAGATGCTGAAACGCGCCCATGACAGCGTTGCCAAACAAACATACATATGCACCCATTACATGGTAGCCGATGGTCATGCCCGTTCAGAAATTGACTCCTGGGATGTTCGACATATTCCCCTGCCGATAGAACACAATAACAATGGCAATACCCCGCGCGCGATTGGCAGCATGGATGCCATTGGCGATAACTTTGAGGCTATTGCCTATCTCGATGCCGACAATTGGTTTGATCCGGATCACATCGAGAATTTAATGGCCCTTCATGAGGAATCCGGTGCTGATGTTGTGTCAAGCGGTCGGGTTATTCATGCGATCGACGGGACTGTTTTATTACCAAACGGCGAATCTGGCGACGGTGAGCGGCACGCAGACACGAGTGCATTTATCGTGTTCCAAAGTGGTTTCCCGGTGCTGCCAATCTGGGCCTTGATGCCAGATGAACTCGGGCCAAACTGTGACCGCGTGTTTTATCAAGCGGCGTTGCGTATTGGCCTCAAACATGCGCACTCACCCAAACCCACAATGCATTTTACCAGCCGGTATGGTGTTCATTACCGGGCGGCCGGACTTGAAGTCCCCGAGGATGCAAATGCTATGGCGGGCATGAAGGTATCTGAAGATTTCATGCGCCGCATGACCGCCCTGGGATGTAAAGATATCATGTCGCGCCACCATGTCGCAGAAACGCTGAACCAGCTCCAGGCTAGCCCGATTACAATCATCATTCTTGGTGATGAAGCTGAAATGGACGATGACGATAAAAGGGTTGTTGACGAACTTGAGCAGGAGTTGGGGTCTGACGCGGAGTTTTATTTCTCGTCTGCGGAAGAACTTATAGATGAAGCGGAAATCACCAAGACAAGAAGAAATGTTTTTGTGCTTGTTTTTGAATTGATGATTTCAAACTGGGCCCGCCTGGATGACATAATGGAAAAACGTACAGAGCTATTTTTTTATTATATCCGAAGGCCGAATTCTTTGGCATCCTTAGAAGTGACACGGCCAATTGATAGCCGGGCTTCACTAATACTAGTGGAAAATAAAACGCTCTTCAAAAAATACCACTGGGGAAACCGATATGGAGCGGGACATGTCATGATTGTAAACACAATTACTGACACGAGTGACACTCTAAGTTCAGCCGTAATTCGAGCGATTCGCACGTCCGCAAAATCATGA
- a CDS encoding A24 family peptidase, whose product MDETLTLYMSLAMLTAGLGALAWIDFKTGYLPDTLQIALTLAALAVLALGSPIGITWTSAVLGAALNGGVFWALRWVMTRVKGREAMGFGDVKLVFVGGLWLGPWALPYIMALSGLLTLITVGLAALILRKPTWQGEIPLGPGLAIGILASYVAALAGVSGITGPAPL is encoded by the coding sequence ATGGACGAAACACTTACACTTTATATGAGCTTGGCGATGCTCACGGCCGGTCTTGGAGCTTTGGCGTGGATCGACTTCAAGACAGGATATCTGCCCGATACATTGCAAATCGCGCTGACACTGGCTGCACTTGCGGTACTCGCTCTTGGGTCGCCGATCGGCATAACGTGGACCAGTGCTGTGCTGGGCGCCGCCTTGAATGGCGGTGTCTTTTGGGCCCTACGCTGGGTCATGACCCGCGTTAAGGGCCGGGAAGCTATGGGCTTCGGCGATGTGAAATTGGTATTCGTGGGGGGGCTTTGGCTCGGCCCGTGGGCGTTGCCTTACATTATGGCACTCTCGGGACTGCTCACCTTAATCACCGTCGGCCTTGCGGCGTTAATTCTACGTAAGCCCACATGGCAAGGCGAAATACCGCTGGGGCCAGGTCTCGCCATCGGCATACTGGCGTCTTACGTCGCGGCTCTTGCTGGAGTCTCCGGCATTACCGGGCCGGCCCCATTATGA
- a CDS encoding YqaE/Pmp3 family membrane protein, with translation MDIIRIIFAIILPPVGVFLQVGIGWPFWINILLTLLGYIPGIVHAVWIIAKR, from the coding sequence ATGGATATCATCCGTATTATTTTTGCAATCATTCTGCCGCCTGTTGGCGTCTTTTTGCAGGTCGGCATTGGCTGGCCGTTTTGGATTAACATCCTGCTCACGCTGCTTGGCTACATTCCCGGTATTGTCCATGCCGTCTGGATAATAGCAAAGCGTTAA
- a CDS encoding SDR family oxidoreductase: protein MTFSIAEVFGQTLRVVLLGLVLSASVVASASAGTVLITGANRGIGLEFVRHYAEEGYTVIATAREPSEAAELQALAKENSKILVEPLDVNAFDQIDRLAEKYRGTPIDILVNNAGITGRPDLQRFGSIDYSTFEAVMNTNVRGPLKITEAFTGHVSASKEKKVAVVTSSEGSIARVTSNRQPFYRASKAAVNMVMKNISHTLKEQGVTVVLVNPGPVDTDMMAAARGRMPLRTTTLAVDEMAEVINNVSLEESATFYNFDGTELPW from the coding sequence ATGACCTTTTCAATTGCTGAAGTGTTTGGTCAAACTTTGCGGGTTGTGTTGCTCGGCTTGGTGCTTTCTGCTTCTGTTGTTGCCTCAGCCAGTGCCGGAACGGTGCTTATTACAGGTGCTAATCGCGGTATTGGTTTAGAGTTTGTCAGGCACTATGCGGAAGAGGGGTATACTGTCATCGCAACGGCTCGGGAGCCATCTGAGGCCGCTGAGTTGCAAGCGTTGGCTAAAGAAAATTCAAAAATTCTGGTTGAGCCATTAGATGTCAACGCGTTCGATCAAATTGATCGCCTGGCCGAAAAATACCGGGGCACGCCAATTGATATCTTAGTCAACAACGCGGGCATTACGGGGCGGCCAGACCTTCAACGTTTCGGCTCCATCGACTATTCCACATTTGAGGCAGTGATGAACACCAATGTGCGAGGCCCGCTGAAAATAACAGAGGCGTTTACAGGGCATGTCTCCGCGAGCAAGGAAAAGAAGGTCGCCGTCGTCACCTCAAGTGAAGGCTCTATCGCTCGCGTAACAAGCAATCGTCAGCCTTTTTATCGGGCCAGTAAGGCGGCTGTGAATATGGTCATGAAAAACATCTCGCACACTTTGAAGGAGCAAGGTGTGACAGTTGTGCTGGTTAATCCTGGCCCGGTTGATACGGATATGATGGCCGCAGCGCGGGGGCGCATGCCGCTTAGAACCACCACATTGGCGGTCGATGAAATGGCCGAAGTGATTAACAATGTATCCCTGGAGGAGTCTGCCACTTTTTATAATTTTGACGGTACCGAATTGCCCTGGTGA
- a CDS encoding helix-turn-helix domain-containing protein → MPTATNKKSESKGCPMDSVLRVLWKEWTTHILWTLSTEGPTRFNHLNRLVEGISPKVLTDRLRQMEADGLIWREHVASIPPAVTYGLTEKGKDFDSVLKAFEAVAVKWGDGQRG, encoded by the coding sequence ATGCCGACAGCAACGAACAAAAAGTCTGAGAGCAAAGGCTGTCCTATGGACAGTGTCCTGCGCGTGCTGTGGAAAGAATGGACAACGCATATTCTTTGGACCCTGAGCACAGAAGGTCCGACACGCTTTAATCACCTTAACCGGCTCGTGGAAGGCATTTCACCGAAAGTGCTGACGGACCGGCTGCGGCAGATGGAAGCCGACGGCTTGATCTGGCGAGAACACGTGGCGAGCATACCACCCGCCGTCACCTATGGACTGACCGAGAAAGGCAAAGATTTCGATAGCGTATTGAAAGCGTTTGAAGCCGTAGCCGTGAAATGGGGCGATGGGCAGCGTGGTTAG
- a CDS encoding pirin family protein, with amino-acid sequence MITVRDRNDRGHTKTGWLDSHHTFSFGAYHDPANMGFGALRVINDDRIIPGAGFPTHGHRDMEIISYVVSGAVEHKDSMGTGSIIRPGDVQRMSAGTGVTHSEFNPSKDEGARFLQVWITPEQAGLKPSYEQKNFSQRERTDTLRRVASQDGQNGAVKVHQDVSIYATMLTAGSEVTHTIARGRQIWVQVVQGCVNINDTELREGDGAAVTDETSITLSSQTGAEVLVFDLAA; translated from the coding sequence ATGATTACCGTCAGAGACCGTAATGATCGAGGTCACACAAAAACCGGCTGGCTCGATAGCCACCATACGTTTTCTTTTGGCGCGTACCATGACCCCGCCAACATGGGCTTTGGCGCGCTCAGAGTGATTAATGATGACCGCATCATACCGGGGGCTGGTTTTCCCACCCATGGCCATCGCGATATGGAAATTATTTCATACGTGGTGAGCGGCGCAGTGGAACATAAGGATAGCATGGGGACCGGGTCAATTATTCGCCCCGGTGATGTGCAACGTATGTCAGCTGGAACGGGCGTAACGCATTCCGAGTTTAACCCAAGCAAAGATGAGGGCGCGCGTTTCCTGCAAGTCTGGATTACACCAGAGCAGGCCGGGCTCAAGCCTAGCTATGAGCAAAAAAATTTTTCCCAAAGAGAGCGCACAGATACTTTAAGGCGTGTGGCCAGCCAGGACGGACAGAATGGTGCTGTCAAAGTGCATCAAGACGTCAGCATCTACGCAACCATGCTTACGGCAGGGAGCGAGGTGACGCACACCATCGCGCGCGGTCGTCAGATTTGGGTGCAGGTGGTTCAGGGGTGTGTGAACATCAATGATACAGAATTGCGCGAGGGTGATGGCGCTGCCGTTACAGATGAAACCAGCATTACGCTGTCCTCCCAAACAGGTGCCGAAGTGTTAGTGTTTGACCTCGCGGCATAA
- a CDS encoding DUF5996 family protein, translating to MLERQEITPETWPELPYNEWAETCTTLHLFTQIVGKVRLAVEPWWNHSWHATLYTTARGLTTSPLAYKSRVFQIDFQLLDHLLVIHCAEGIQRSIPLAGQSVASFYKGVMAALEDLGMPIKIHGSPNEVPDPIPFAEDTVHMSYKEVYVERYWRLLIQVDRVFKKFRTGYIGKVSPVHLFWGSFDMAVTRFSGGEAPLHPGGIPNLPDDVTREAYSHVVSSAGFWPGGNGFDQPMFYSYAAPTPDGFADAKVEPAEAYFHKELGEFLLPYEVVRTASDPDAVLLSFLTSTFDAAATTGAWNRNALECDIGEPLVVRPGPWRQR from the coding sequence ATGCTTGAGAGACAAGAAATTACCCCGGAAACATGGCCTGAATTGCCCTACAACGAGTGGGCTGAAACCTGCACGACTCTGCATCTGTTTACACAAATTGTTGGCAAGGTGCGCCTGGCGGTTGAGCCCTGGTGGAATCACTCCTGGCACGCCACGCTCTATACCACGGCGCGGGGGCTGACCACGTCGCCACTCGCGTATAAGTCACGTGTGTTCCAGATCGATTTTCAACTGCTCGATCATCTTCTGGTTATTCATTGTGCCGAGGGCATCCAGCGCAGCATTCCGCTGGCCGGACAATCCGTGGCCAGTTTCTACAAAGGCGTCATGGCGGCCCTGGAAGATTTAGGCATGCCGATTAAAATTCATGGTAGCCCCAATGAAGTGCCGGACCCGATCCCCTTTGCCGAAGACACCGTGCACATGTCCTACAAAGAGGTCTACGTCGAACGCTATTGGCGGCTGCTGATTCAGGTCGATCGGGTGTTCAAAAAGTTTCGCACAGGATACATCGGCAAAGTCAGTCCGGTGCATTTGTTCTGGGGCAGTTTTGATATGGCGGTGACGCGCTTTTCGGGCGGCGAGGCCCCTTTACACCCAGGTGGTATTCCCAATTTGCCGGACGATGTCACCCGTGAAGCCTATTCCCACGTCGTGTCCAGCGCCGGGTTCTGGCCAGGCGGTAACGGCTTTGATCAGCCGATGTTTTACTCTTATGCGGCGCCCACACCGGATGGATTTGCGGACGCCAAAGTAGAACCGGCTGAGGCTTATTTTCATAAAGAATTGGGTGAATTTTTGTTGCCCTATGAAGTCGTAAGAACGGCGTCAGATCCGGATGCGGTCTTGCTGTCCTTCCTGACCTCCACATTCGATGCCGCGGCAACAACAGGTGCCTGGAATCGCAACGCCCTTGAGTGTGACATCGGGGAACCATTGGTTGTGCGCCCGGGGCCGTGGCGCCAACGCTAA